A genomic stretch from Aminobacter aminovorans includes:
- a CDS encoding DUF4287 domain-containing protein translates to MSFQAYLDTIKTKTGKGPEELAALADGKGFSDAGKLKAGVKAGQIIEWLRDEFGLGHGHSMAVYALLSGKKKPGDK, encoded by the coding sequence ATGTCCTTCCAGGCTTATCTCGACACCATCAAGACCAAGACCGGCAAGGGACCGGAAGAATTGGCAGCACTCGCCGACGGCAAGGGATTTTCCGACGCCGGCAAGCTGAAAGCTGGCGTGAAGGCCGGTCAGATCATCGAATGGCTGCGCGACGAGTTCGGCCTTGGCCACGGTCATTCGATGGCCGTCTATGCGCTGTTGAGCGGCAAGAAGAAGCCGGGCGACAAGTAG
- a CDS encoding TetR/AcrR family transcriptional regulator yields MPRRKTLSDEEVLVAASRLLHEHGPDALTFESLGRACGLSPATLVQRFRTKAKLKQATLLHAWDGLDAKTAALAASTPKTPEGAIALLVGLSDYGGIETYAEGLLVLREDLRDPALRARGAAWKAALSAALDERFTAVAAAPQGIGLLMASQWQGSLLWWGFDPQGRVEDFVAASLRGFVAAVLAEPVTAG; encoded by the coding sequence ATGCCCCGCCGCAAAACCCTGTCCGACGAAGAGGTCCTGGTCGCCGCCTCGCGGCTGCTGCATGAGCATGGCCCCGACGCCCTCACCTTCGAAAGCCTGGGGCGCGCCTGCGGCCTGTCGCCGGCGACATTGGTGCAGCGCTTCAGGACAAAGGCCAAGCTCAAGCAGGCAACGCTTCTGCATGCCTGGGACGGGCTCGACGCCAAGACGGCGGCGCTCGCCGCCTCGACGCCGAAAACGCCCGAGGGTGCAATCGCCTTGCTTGTCGGCCTGTCGGATTATGGCGGCATCGAAACCTATGCCGAAGGTCTCTTGGTGCTGCGCGAGGATCTGCGCGATCCAGCACTCCGGGCGCGCGGCGCTGCCTGGAAAGCGGCGTTGTCGGCCGCCCTCGACGAGCGCTTCACAGCTGTTGCCGCAGCGCCCCAAGGCATCGGCCTGTTGATGGCCTCGCAGTGGCAAGGCTCGCTTTTGTGGTGGGGCTTCGACCCGCAGGGCCGGGTCGAGGATTTCGTCGCCGCCAGCCTGCGCGGTTTCGTGGCGGCGGTGCTGGCCGAGCCGGTGACGGCCGGCTGA